One Dokdonia sp. Dokd-P16 genomic window carries:
- a CDS encoding AAA family ATPase encodes MSDVAAIKNLVEKHKILKAEISKIIVGQDKVIDEILLSIFSGGHALLIGVPGLAKTLMVNTIATTLGLDFKRIQFTPDLMPSDILGSEILDESRKFKFIKGPIFSNIVLADEINRTPPKTQAALLEAMQERVVTVAGERYPLSLPYFVLATQNPIEQEGTYPLPEAQLDRFMFSINLDYPSFQEEVDVVKATTSAAKPTVNALLNAQEIIDFQQLVRRIPVADNVIEYAVNLVSKTRPKTDKAAQIVNDYIDWGAGPRASQNLILGAKTHAAVHGKFSPDIEDVQAVATGILRHRMIKNYKAEAEGLSIEDIIKSLF; translated from the coding sequence ATGTCTGACGTTGCGGCTATCAAGAATCTAGTAGAGAAACACAAGATTTTAAAAGCAGAAATTTCAAAGATTATTGTAGGTCAAGATAAGGTAATTGACGAGATTCTTTTGTCTATATTTTCTGGAGGTCACGCCTTACTTATAGGTGTTCCTGGGCTCGCAAAAACCTTGATGGTGAATACCATAGCAACGACTCTTGGACTTGATTTTAAAAGAATACAGTTTACACCAGATTTAATGCCTAGTGATATTCTAGGTTCTGAAATTCTAGATGAATCTCGTAAGTTTAAGTTTATAAAAGGACCTATATTTTCAAATATTGTCCTTGCAGATGAGATTAACCGTACTCCTCCAAAAACGCAGGCTGCGCTTCTAGAAGCAATGCAAGAACGCGTGGTGACAGTTGCTGGAGAGCGGTACCCGTTATCACTTCCTTACTTTGTGCTGGCTACTCAAAACCCAATAGAACAGGAGGGAACCTATCCATTACCTGAGGCGCAATTAGACCGTTTTATGTTTTCTATCAACCTCGATTACCCTTCGTTTCAAGAAGAGGTAGATGTGGTAAAGGCAACAACATCTGCGGCAAAACCTACGGTAAATGCATTGTTAAATGCACAAGAGATTATAGACTTTCAGCAGCTAGTAAGACGTATTCCAGTGGCAGACAATGTAATTGAATATGCTGTGAATCTTGTAAGTAAAACTCGACCTAAGACAGACAAAGCAGCTCAAATTGTAAATGATTACATAGACTGGGGAGCGGGGCCAAGAGCATCACAAAACTTAATCCTAGGAGCAAAAACTCATGCCGCTGTACACGGTAAGTTCTCGCCAGATATTGAGGATGTTCAGGCAGTAGCAACTGGTATACTTCGTCACCGAATGATAAAAAATTATAAGGCAGAAGCAGAAGGTTTGAGTATAGAAGATATTATCAAAAGCTTATTTTAA
- a CDS encoding peptidylprolyl isomerase, producing the protein MMLLKTNNLKFTINIVVLLAATQLGFAQETTVTPEVTTVTETTVAVQKDTVKTPFKKFKVDGVAGVVGDYLILESDIDQSLIEIKQRGQASADITSCQVLGSLLESKLLTHQAVQDSIVVQDSRVNSEVDQMVQRFASQLGSEQKVVEFYRKENMADLRAELFSIRKNVILSDRMNQKIIESVDVTPDEIKTFFNKIPADELPTFGVELEIARIVIEPKATEEERQKVIDRLKGFRRDILENGSSFATKAVLYTDDAASRPDGGLMVIDRKTPLVKEFRDVAFSLQDGEVSEPFETEFGFHIVTVEKTKGERKDIRHILIVPEIKEAQEEEAKDLVNKVRKRIIDGELTFEEAAKEFSDEKETKFEGGILTNPQTLDKRFELGRLDPDIYPKVSNLADEEVSLVYTDQTRTGTKQFLIYTVDNRLEEHKADYVKDYIKIKDLALQEKQIAAIEKWQKEKIVETYIKINGENRDCEFVSNWLKK; encoded by the coding sequence ATGATGCTATTAAAAACAAACAATTTGAAATTTACAATTAATATAGTAGTGCTGCTTGCAGCAACACAGCTAGGTTTTGCACAAGAAACAACAGTAACTCCAGAAGTTACAACGGTAACTGAGACAACAGTAGCGGTTCAAAAGGATACTGTAAAAACTCCCTTTAAGAAATTTAAGGTAGATGGTGTAGCTGGGGTAGTAGGTGACTATTTGATTCTAGAAAGTGATATTGATCAAAGTCTTATTGAGATAAAGCAAAGAGGTCAAGCTTCGGCAGATATTACATCTTGCCAAGTTCTAGGAAGCTTGCTAGAAAGTAAACTTCTTACACACCAGGCTGTTCAAGATAGTATCGTAGTGCAAGATAGCCGTGTGAATTCTGAGGTAGATCAGATGGTACAACGTTTTGCTTCACAACTAGGTTCTGAGCAGAAGGTAGTTGAGTTTTACAGAAAAGAGAATATGGCAGACTTACGTGCCGAGTTATTTAGCATTAGAAAGAATGTTATACTTTCTGACCGCATGAATCAGAAGATAATTGAATCTGTAGATGTTACTCCAGACGAGATTAAAACATTTTTTAATAAGATACCAGCAGATGAGCTTCCTACTTTTGGAGTAGAGCTAGAGATTGCACGTATTGTAATTGAGCCTAAAGCTACCGAAGAAGAGCGCCAGAAGGTTATAGACCGTCTTAAAGGGTTCCGTAGAGATATTCTTGAGAATGGAAGTAGCTTTGCTACAAAAGCGGTACTGTACACAGATGATGCAGCTTCAAGACCAGATGGAGGTTTAATGGTGATAGATCGTAAAACACCTTTAGTAAAAGAATTTAGAGATGTAGCCTTTAGTTTACAAGATGGAGAAGTGAGTGAGCCATTTGAGACAGAATTTGGTTTTCACATTGTAACTGTAGAAAAAACAAAAGGAGAGCGCAAGGACATTAGACATATATTAATTGTACCAGAAATTAAAGAAGCCCAAGAAGAGGAAGCAAAAGATCTTGTAAATAAAGTGAGAAAACGCATCATAGATGGCGAACTTACTTTTGAAGAAGCTGCCAAAGAATTTTCTGATGAGAAAGAAACAAAATTTGAGGGAGGTATACTTACTAATCCTCAAACACTAGATAAACGTTTTGAACTAGGTAGACTTGATCCAGATATTTATCCTAAGGTAAGTAACCTAGCAGATGAAGAAGTATCTCTAGTTTACACAGATCAAACAAGAACTGGTACAAAGCAATTTTTAATCTACACGGTAGATAACCGCCTTGAAGAGCACAAAGCAGATTACGTAAAAGATTACATCAAAATCAAAGATCTTGCACTACAAGAAAAGCAAATTGCTGCAATAGAGAAGTGGCAAAAAGAAAAAATTGTAGAGACTTACATTAAGATCAACGGTGAAAATCGTGATTGCGAGTTTGTAAGTAATTGGTTAAAAAAATAA
- a CDS encoding peptidylprolyl isomerase yields the protein MRIKNTRVAVFLLFTIVSLSMVSCRYFKSDDTETIVARVNNHTLSKRTIEDVMAKNVVSDSAAFVQNYINTWATSQLLLDGALRNLPKEDQEEFEALVSSYRSDLYTRFYKDALINKQLDSVVSDSEAMNFYENNKVNFLLNEPLVQFKFIQVDEDYQNLKLLKSYFTGTDEKDKYALDSLKFQYKNFFLNDSVWIKRRVVIDQINAINKENANNLLKKTNFLQLRDSLGLYLVAVKSTLERGENAPLEYVRPTINQIIKNKRKLALIQKLEKEIKDDAIKNKQFEIYN from the coding sequence ATGAGAATTAAAAACACTAGAGTGGCTGTGTTTCTTTTGTTTACAATAGTCTCACTGTCTATGGTGAGTTGTCGCTATTTTAAAAGTGATGACACAGAAACTATAGTCGCTAGGGTGAATAATCATACATTGTCAAAGCGCACTATTGAAGATGTCATGGCAAAAAATGTGGTGAGTGATAGCGCGGCCTTTGTTCAAAATTACATCAATACTTGGGCTACAAGTCAGCTACTACTTGATGGAGCATTGAGAAATTTACCAAAAGAAGATCAAGAAGAGTTTGAGGCGCTCGTCTCATCATATCGAAGTGATTTGTACACGCGTTTTTATAAAGATGCACTTATTAATAAGCAATTAGATAGTGTTGTTTCAGACAGCGAGGCAATGAATTTTTATGAGAACAATAAAGTAAACTTTTTACTTAATGAGCCGTTAGTTCAGTTTAAATTTATTCAAGTAGATGAGGATTATCAAAATCTAAAATTGCTTAAATCTTATTTTACCGGTACTGATGAAAAGGATAAATATGCCTTAGATTCACTAAAGTTTCAATACAAGAATTTTTTCTTGAATGACTCAGTCTGGATAAAAAGACGTGTCGTTATTGATCAAATAAATGCTATAAACAAGGAGAATGCAAACAACTTGTTAAAAAAAACAAATTTCTTACAACTGCGAGACTCATTAGGATTATATTTGGTAGCTGTAAAAAGCACGCTTGAGCGCGGTGAAAATGCACCGTTGGAATATGTAAGACCAACAATCAATCAAATTATTAAGAATAAAAGGAAATTAGCGCTTATACAAAAGCTTGAAAAGGAGATTAAGGATGATGCTATTAAAAACAAACAATTTGAAATTTACAATTAA
- a CDS encoding peptidylprolyl isomerase, translating to MKHLFLLLIFLCGFSFAHAQKDILLTINNEVINSEEFTRVYEKNSELIKEDESNAPEDYLKLFIDYKLKVQEAYRLGLDNKKSYQDELSAYRAQLAKNYLNDVKVTEELVKEAYDRTVNELNARHILVRVSPDASPSDTLVAYRNITQARARIINGENFEKVARALSEDPSAKKNGGDLGWFKAFKMVYPFENAAYNTAINEVSKPFRTSFGYHIVQPIAVRKSAGKVQVAHIMVALTQNDSTIIPEQRINEVSKLLKEGASFETLALNYSDDRVSYRKGGKLEEFEQGQLSSAAFEKTAFSLENIGSVSQPFKTEFGWHIIKLLSKTPMPTYLDARVALTNKVTRDARAQVISDKLDNKLRNRYNVVLDEGLQSYLESLFPEKYSETKIVLNNEPALSNVAFTLGKKKATYTYKMVADYLLSKYPRNNFRSRSQFVEEGIQSFVSVVLKNYHLEHLEEEDQDFADILKEYKEGLLLFDLLETNIWKKAQQDSIGLQEFFLRNKEDYRSVKTYEATVCTTKSKSLAKNYRKIISKGISPDEAVLSLKSKSDTPVLLSSRVLTQEELPEGHHLSKGVSDLIEDGDNFIVYNVSTITEAKDQLLKDVRGVVISDYQKELENKFVMDLRDKSTITVNKEVLKTLITKYEN from the coding sequence ATGAAGCACCTTTTTTTATTGCTTATTTTCCTTTGTGGATTTTCGTTTGCTCACGCTCAAAAAGATATTCTTCTTACCATAAATAATGAAGTTATTAATAGTGAAGAGTTTACGAGGGTTTATGAGAAAAATAGCGAACTCATAAAAGAAGATGAGTCTAATGCTCCAGAAGATTATCTAAAGCTTTTTATAGATTACAAACTCAAAGTCCAAGAGGCCTACAGATTGGGACTTGATAATAAAAAGTCTTATCAAGATGAGTTATCTGCTTATCGTGCACAACTTGCAAAAAACTATCTCAATGACGTCAAGGTTACAGAAGAGCTTGTAAAGGAAGCTTACGATAGAACTGTAAATGAACTTAATGCACGTCACATTCTTGTGAGAGTGAGCCCTGATGCTTCACCTAGCGATACGCTAGTGGCCTACCGAAACATTACTCAAGCGAGAGCACGTATAATTAATGGTGAAAACTTTGAAAAAGTAGCAAGAGCGTTAAGTGAAGATCCATCTGCTAAAAAGAATGGAGGTGATCTAGGATGGTTTAAAGCCTTTAAAATGGTGTATCCATTTGAGAATGCTGCCTATAATACCGCAATTAATGAAGTTTCTAAGCCTTTTAGAACCAGTTTTGGATATCACATTGTACAGCCTATTGCCGTTCGTAAGTCAGCAGGGAAAGTGCAGGTTGCTCATATTATGGTGGCTTTAACTCAAAATGATAGTACAATTATTCCTGAGCAAAGAATTAATGAGGTATCTAAGCTATTAAAAGAGGGCGCTTCTTTTGAGACACTAGCATTAAATTACAGTGACGACAGGGTGTCATACAGAAAAGGAGGGAAGCTAGAAGAGTTTGAGCAAGGACAATTGAGTAGTGCTGCTTTTGAAAAAACAGCATTTTCACTTGAAAACATTGGTTCTGTTTCGCAACCTTTTAAAACTGAATTTGGATGGCATATCATAAAATTATTGTCTAAAACTCCTATGCCAACCTATTTGGATGCTCGAGTTGCACTTACCAATAAAGTTACAAGAGATGCTAGAGCACAAGTAATATCAGACAAGTTAGACAATAAGTTGAGAAATAGATATAATGTAGTTCTTGATGAAGGATTGCAATCATATTTAGAAAGTCTCTTCCCAGAGAAATATTCTGAAACTAAGATTGTTCTTAATAACGAACCGGCATTAAGTAATGTGGCATTTACTTTAGGTAAAAAGAAAGCTACATACACCTATAAAATGGTAGCCGACTATTTATTGTCGAAGTATCCACGTAATAATTTTAGGTCTAGGAGTCAGTTTGTAGAAGAGGGAATTCAATCTTTTGTTAGTGTTGTACTTAAAAATTATCATTTGGAGCACCTGGAAGAGGAAGATCAGGATTTTGCCGATATATTAAAAGAATACAAAGAAGGTTTATTGTTATTTGATTTACTGGAAACTAATATCTGGAAAAAAGCTCAGCAAGATAGTATAGGTCTACAAGAATTCTTCTTAAGAAATAAAGAAGATTATAGAAGTGTAAAGACTTATGAGGCTACAGTATGTACTACAAAAAGTAAGAGTTTAGCAAAAAATTATAGAAAAATTATTTCTAAAGGCATCTCGCCAGACGAAGCCGTATTATCTTTAAAAAGTAAGAGTGACACTCCTGTGCTATTATCTAGTAGAGTTTTAACTCAAGAAGAATTGCCAGAAGGACATCATCTATCTAAAGGAGTGAGTGATCTAATAGAAGATGGAGATAATTTTATAGTTTATAACGTATCTACCATCACAGAGGCAAAAGATCAATTGCTAAAGGACGTAAGAGGCGTAGTTATAAGTGACTATCAGAAGGAGCTGGAAAATAAGTTTGTAATGGATTTAAGAGATAAAAGCACAATCACTGTAAATAAAGAAGTTTTGAAAACATTAATAACGAAATATGAGAATTAA
- a CDS encoding aconitate hydratase, which translates to MAFDIDMIKKVYANMTERVDAARDLVGKPLTLSEKILYSHLWEGKASKAFTRGKDYVDFAPDRIACQDATAQMALLQFMQAGKDKVAVPTTVHCDHLIQAKEGAEKDLKNANDVSSEVFNFLESVSNKYGIGFWKPGAGIIHQVVLENYAFPGGMMIGTDSHTVNAGGLGMVAIGVGGADAVDVMAGMAWELKFPKLIGVRLTGKLSGWTAPKDVILKVAEILTAKGGTGAIVEYFGPGATAMSCTGKGTICNMGAEIGATTSTFGYDESMERYLRATDRADVADAANDVREYLTADKEVYANPEQYFDQVIDIDLSELGPLLNGPFTPDLSTTVGKDMTEKATKNEWPLNVEWGLIGSCTNSSYEDLSRASSIAQQALDKGIKMKSELGINPGSELVRYTTERDGILGIFEKLDAKIFTNACGPCIGQWARYSDPKNAPKNSIVHSFNRNFAKRADGNPNTHAFVASPEVTAAIAISGRLDFNPITDTLLNEDGQEVMFDEPTGWELPPKGFEVKDNGYLAPVEDGSGVIVKVAADSERLELLTPFEPILDSEMQGMKLLIKAFGKCTTDHISMAGPWLRYRGHLDNISNNCLIGAVNAFGKKTNFVKNQMDGEFGGVPDTARAYKKAGIKTVVVGDHNYGEGSSREHAAMEPRHLGVAAVIVKSFARIHETNLKKQGMLGLTFSVESDYDLIQEDDTFNFIDIASFAPDKPLTVELVHADGSKDTIKVNHTYNDAQIAWYREGSALNLIKKENAA; encoded by the coding sequence ATGGCATTTGATATTGATATGATCAAGAAGGTTTATGCAAATATGACTGAGCGTGTAGACGCCGCTCGTGACCTTGTAGGTAAGCCCTTGACACTTTCTGAAAAGATTTTATATTCTCACCTCTGGGAGGGAAAAGCTTCTAAAGCGTTTACTCGTGGTAAGGATTATGTAGACTTTGCTCCAGATCGTATCGCTTGTCAAGATGCTACTGCACAGATGGCATTATTACAATTTATGCAAGCTGGAAAAGATAAAGTTGCAGTGCCAACTACGGTACACTGTGATCACCTGATTCAAGCAAAAGAAGGTGCTGAAAAGGATCTTAAGAACGCAAACGATGTATCTAGTGAGGTTTTTAACTTCTTAGAATCTGTTTCTAATAAATATGGTATCGGTTTCTGGAAGCCAGGAGCAGGTATTATACACCAAGTAGTTCTTGAAAACTATGCTTTCCCAGGTGGAATGATGATAGGTACAGACTCTCACACTGTAAACGCTGGCGGACTAGGAATGGTTGCGATAGGTGTAGGTGGAGCAGATGCTGTAGATGTGATGGCTGGAATGGCTTGGGAACTTAAATTTCCTAAATTAATAGGAGTTAGACTTACAGGAAAACTTTCTGGATGGACAGCGCCTAAAGACGTTATTCTTAAAGTAGCTGAGATTCTTACTGCAAAAGGAGGAACTGGAGCAATTGTAGAATATTTCGGCCCTGGAGCTACGGCAATGTCTTGTACTGGTAAAGGAACTATCTGTAACATGGGAGCAGAGATAGGAGCAACAACTTCTACCTTTGGTTATGATGAGTCTATGGAGCGTTACTTACGTGCTACAGACCGTGCAGATGTTGCAGACGCAGCAAATGATGTAAGAGAATACCTTACAGCAGATAAAGAAGTATATGCAAATCCTGAGCAGTATTTTGATCAGGTAATTGATATTGACCTTTCTGAGTTAGGGCCATTACTTAACGGACCTTTTACGCCAGATCTTTCTACAACTGTAGGAAAGGATATGACTGAGAAAGCTACTAAAAATGAATGGCCTCTTAATGTAGAGTGGGGACTTATAGGTTCTTGTACAAACTCTTCTTATGAGGATCTTTCTAGAGCTTCATCTATTGCTCAACAAGCACTAGATAAAGGAATAAAAATGAAATCAGAACTTGGTATTAATCCAGGATCTGAACTTGTGCGCTACACTACAGAGCGTGATGGAATCTTAGGAATCTTTGAAAAACTAGATGCTAAGATTTTTACAAATGCTTGTGGACCATGTATCGGGCAATGGGCACGTTATAGTGATCCAAAAAATGCTCCTAAAAACAGTATTGTACACTCATTCAATAGAAACTTTGCAAAGCGTGCAGATGGTAACCCTAATACACACGCCTTTGTAGCTTCACCAGAAGTTACTGCGGCAATTGCAATATCTGGACGTCTAGATTTTAATCCTATAACAGATACGCTTCTTAATGAAGATGGTCAAGAGGTTATGTTTGACGAGCCTACAGGATGGGAGCTTCCTCCAAAAGGATTTGAAGTTAAGGATAACGGTTACCTCGCTCCAGTAGAAGATGGTAGTGGTGTGATTGTAAAAGTAGCTGCAGACTCAGAACGTCTTGAGTTATTAACTCCTTTTGAGCCTATTCTTGATAGTGAGATGCAGGGAATGAAATTGCTTATTAAAGCTTTTGGGAAATGTACTACAGATCACATTTCTATGGCTGGACCATGGTTACGTTATAGAGGTCACTTAGATAACATTTCTAACAACTGTTTAATAGGTGCTGTAAATGCGTTTGGTAAGAAAACAAACTTTGTTAAGAACCAGATGGATGGAGAATTTGGTGGAGTACCAGATACTGCACGTGCTTATAAGAAAGCGGGAATTAAAACTGTGGTAGTAGGAGATCATAACTATGGTGAAGGTTCTTCACGTGAGCATGCTGCTATGGAGCCTCGCCACTTAGGGGTAGCTGCTGTGATTGTAAAATCTTTTGCACGTATACACGAGACAAACCTTAAGAAACAAGGAATGTTAGGTCTTACCTTCTCTGTTGAGTCTGATTACGACTTGATCCAAGAAGATGATACTTTCAACTTTATAGATATTGCAAGTTTTGCACCAGATAAGCCTCTTACAGTAGAGCTTGTGCACGCAGACGGAAGTAAGGATACTATTAAAGTAAACCACACGTACAATGATGCTCAGATAGCATGGTATCGTGAAGGAAGTGCTCTTAACTTAATAAAAAAGGAGAACGCTGCTTAA